In Pseudoalteromonas sp. NC201, a single window of DNA contains:
- the clpS gene encoding ATP-dependent Clp protease adapter ClpS: MSGTKDSGVLDAVREEQKQQLQPPRKYKVILNNDDYTPMDFVVEVLTTFFNMDSERATEVMLEVHHKGKAVCGVYPADIAHTKAEQVNRYARDNEHPLLCSCEQE; encoded by the coding sequence ATGAGTGGGACAAAAGATTCGGGTGTATTGGACGCCGTTCGCGAGGAACAGAAGCAGCAGCTTCAACCGCCGCGAAAATATAAAGTGATTTTAAACAATGATGATTACACGCCCATGGATTTTGTTGTCGAGGTATTGACGACATTCTTCAATATGGATAGCGAGAGAGCAACTGAGGTGATGCTTGAAGTGCATCACAAGGGAAAAGCGGTATGTGGAGTATACCCTGCTGACATAGCCCATACCAAGGCTGAGCAGGTAAACCGATATGCTCGTGACAACGAGCACCCGCTGCTCTGTAGTTGTGAGCAGGAATAA